A stretch of Candidatus Neomarinimicrobiota bacterium DNA encodes these proteins:
- a CDS encoding SDR family oxidoreductase yields MALLRGKIVVITGASSGMGAEAAKAFGLKGARVVLAARRLERLQTVCEEIESAGGQCLAVPTDVSREGDVTQLFATVEQHFGPANILVNSAGRGLQARLLDTDYDQWQSVINTNLTSVYLCTRAAVKQMVANGVRGHIVTVASIAALYSAPGYVAYCASKHGVLGFQRAVKWELRRKGIKVSTIFPARVDTDFFGSYSRQPTRWQTLPARSLGRYIVAVASGSWLVRAVARSGLLVRRLAALFSIR; encoded by the coding sequence GTGGCGTTGCTTAGGGGCAAGATTGTGGTCATTACCGGCGCCAGCAGCGGCATGGGTGCCGAGGCCGCCAAAGCGTTCGGTCTAAAGGGAGCCCGGGTCGTGCTGGCTGCCCGGCGCCTGGAGCGGCTTCAGACCGTCTGCGAGGAGATCGAGTCAGCAGGTGGCCAGTGTCTTGCCGTCCCAACCGATGTGAGCCGCGAGGGGGACGTAACACAGCTGTTCGCAACAGTTGAGCAGCACTTTGGACCGGCGAATATCTTGGTGAACAGTGCCGGACGCGGTTTGCAAGCGCGCCTGCTGGATACAGACTACGATCAGTGGCAGTCGGTGATCAACACAAACCTTACGAGCGTGTACCTGTGCACCAGAGCAGCCGTGAAACAGATGGTGGCCAACGGCGTTCGGGGCCACATCGTCACCGTGGCATCCATCGCGGCCCTCTATTCGGCGCCCGGCTACGTCGCCTATTGTGCCTCTAAGCACGGGGTGCTTGGCTTCCAGCGGGCAGTGAAATGGGAGCTGCGGAGGAAGGGCATCAAGGTGTCAACCATCTTCCCTGCCCGGGTGGACACGGACTTTTTTGGGTCCTACAGCCGGCAGCCCACCCGCTGGCAGACGTTGCCTGCCCGCTCACTGGGCCGCTACATTGTTGCGGTCGCTTCAGGCTCTTGGCTTGTCCGGGCCGTGGCCCGTAGCGGCCTGCTCGTCAGGCGCCTGGCAGCGCTTTTTTCCATCCGGTAG
- a CDS encoding NAD-dependent epimerase/dehydratase family protein, producing MATIAEAEIRVYRRSARAYIDTVTGGTILLTGGCGFLGQYLMQYLLDAFPDAQIRIIDLVANPYARIDFSAESRVRTRLGVDICNLASIQDACLGVDVVVNLASLISVSIREDSLLAKVNVLATRNVLAAARTGGADLFIQVSSVAALGYNNDPLNPVDEAFELDWSIARKKLILHSLQVPSRR from the coding sequence GTGGCCACTATCGCCGAGGCCGAAATTAGGGTGTACCGCCGTTCGGCCCGAGCTTATATTGATACCGTGACCGGCGGGACTATCCTCCTGACAGGTGGCTGCGGCTTCCTGGGGCAGTATCTCATGCAGTACCTGCTGGACGCCTTTCCGGACGCTCAAATTCGCATCATCGACCTTGTGGCCAACCCATATGCCCGCATCGATTTCTCAGCTGAGTCTCGAGTGCGGACCCGCCTTGGTGTCGATATTTGCAATCTCGCTTCCATCCAGGATGCTTGCCTGGGGGTGGATGTGGTGGTAAACCTGGCAAGTCTGATATCCGTGTCAATCAGGGAAGATAGCCTTCTGGCGAAGGTCAATGTGCTGGCAACGCGAAATGTCCTTGCCGCAGCCCGGACCGGCGGAGCAGACTTGTTTATCCAGGTCAGCTCCGTGGCCGCGTTGGGCTACAACAACGACCCCCTGAACCCGGTGGACGAGGCCTTCGAGTTAGATTGGTCTATCGCGCGCAAAAAACTAATTCTACATTCTCTCCAAGTACCGAGTCGACGTTGA